CGCACCCGACCACAAGGAGCATGGTAtattggcgtttttcactggtcgattcggagcaggattttttgctccgcggcaacgaatccgaatttcactggtcgatctggagcgggttcacgcgttccactggtcgtttcggatcaactcgctccgcgccggatcgctctcacttgctccgccgccgagacgcggattcgggcggaaatagaacgcgtcacaaggcgtcacttccgtcttcaagcgaaatcggtacccggtcggtacgcacaacattgtgttgggcatagtttgcggaaccggtttgtgtcacgtgcacgcagacttcctgtgtgatctcccgcggagcattcgtgcgctccactggcagactcggattggtgaaagccgagcgctcgctcgaggattcaggcggctgctccagatcgaccagtgaaaaacgccatatgCTTCTCGCTACGAGTATACGCGCCAGCTTGCGCGGCTCCAAGCCTGCACGCGTGTGACCAAGAGGAAGGCGACCAGCCACACCATACGCGAACAAAGAGCGCGCTTCATTGCGCGGTACACAGTGTTGCTAGATCCCCATCAGCAAAATCGTTCGTGTTTGGGTTTAGGGAAAGTTCATTCTGGACTTCATTATGCTACTTTTGTTTATTGGATGTATCAACATTAAAGGAACTACATTGTTTTCAAATTGAGAAATACACAGTTTTTATGTACACTTTCTCAATGTAAATAAAGCTACGAAATAAACTTGTCTCAGCATCCGTACGGGAAGTTTGCGTGCAGCATAGGTTATGTCGTCgcgcagcttgctacttccggtgCGTATACGTTCATATTTGTCATGGGCGGATATCCGTGCCGCCCGCGTGTATCTCCTCGCGTCGTCGCCATGCTGTAGTCGTTATACCATCGTCATTTCAGAATCGTCATCTCATTgatgtcatgccatcgtcgtcataccaccttcttCGTTCAATCGACGTCACTCCTTCATCGTTATTCAATTGTCGTCACTGCGTCGTCCTCATGCCGTCATACTCTGGCGGGCCTTGGCAAGCGAATGCCATAGCAACGTGGGCCGACACCGGATAACAGTATATGCGCATGTATCCTGAACGAACGGAGGTCTCAGATTGACCGCTACAGATTCTAAATAACTGTGTCTACACCAGTAAggcgtgtcgctacattgctttaatgctaatcgcattaccatcgacagtcatcgtgacaCGGGTTTGGCCGAAATTTGTTTGTCCTCGCGAGGGCTTTAATGTGGTTTTTAACATGGGGTCGATTTTGGAGACAGTGCAGTCAAGGCGTGAGTGGGCCGGTCCTGACACTAGTGCACGATATGTGTCCTCGAAAGGGTTTTAATGTGGGTTAATGCGCTGCTGTTTTGAACTGGACACGAAGCGCCGCTGTGGCGACTGCCGGCGAAAAGTATTTCTTCCCTGCTCGCCTCCAGGGAAGAATGAGAATGGCCTGCGTACGCGGATGTAAGCTTGCGTACACGGTGAAAAAAAATAGCAGtggcttatacccctgtcacacgagcactttaaaggcatttgaagaaaaagacaTCTCACACAAAGGAGTTGCATCCGCAGACACACGCCAAAGTTTAatctctttttcagaagcggTCTTTTCCGAAACCGGAGATCACCGATCTCTTTTACGGCTGGAAAGGCGTAGCCTCCAACGCAGTGGGCACCAGTAAttatcatgcaataaagaaacgaagcaaaAGTGCATTTTTATTTCAAGTGTACACATCACAAAAAAGGGTTTTGTCTTTCGTTGAACCTTAAGTAGGCGCAGTTTTGCACTTTTTGCACGGCACTCTCGTAAGCAGttcgaaaatatcacgtgacgctAACAGACGATGCAAATTCGCGCCATTTTCTGCGACCATGGCTACGGCGAGCGGTACCGACGAACAGCCTCCGGCACGCCAAAGAAAACCGCGGGTACAGTGGTCGGAGAGAGACACCTGGGCGTTAATCAAGTTATGGGAAGACAACCTGCCCTCGCTGCGTGCGCAGAAGCACAACGGAGGCGTTTACGATGGCATTGCACAAGCATTGACGAGCATGGGTGTACCTCGCACAAAGGCGCAAGTGCACAGCAAGATAGAGAACCTGGGACAGACCTACAGGTAAGACAAAGCACAGCAGTAAGCTGTGAGCGCTAAATTTACCTTGAAGCGGCTTCAGGCTGTggtcgcaagctgcaagctctcgtTTGTGGTGTCGCGACCTCAGCATCGAACGTTGTTTCCGTAGTAGGCAGCGACGGAACCCTAATCTAGCGGACGGAGCCGTAGTAACGAAGGTTTTAAGGCAGAGACCCTTCATTTCAGCTAGCGTCGAATTTTGCAGGGCTGAACTGCGCCCTGCACACACGAAAGTCGACGACGCGCTAAAGGCTGTTTCTGCAATTCCTTTACAGTGCGAGTCGGTCTGAGTAAACGCAAATTCGCCTTCACATGCGGCGAAGAATGACAACCCGCGCAGGTCGTCAATAGCATGATTTCGTTCGTCACAAGATAACGGGAACCTTAACTTATGGACAGGCGCATTTCACATTATATTGTACGCCTTCTCACGGCAACATATAATACGAAGCAGGAAGTCGTCtgcatgttttcatttctgcAGATGTGACTACGGTTTGCATTTTTCTCGGACCATGCGCAAGCGTTGTTCTCAGACAAGAAAACATGAGAAACTTTAAATTTTTTCGAGTAAAAAGGGTTACCTTCGCTTCTCAGGCTTTCTGTACCATCAAGTCGCGTTTGTATCTATCGGCAAACGTTTTGCTCTGTGTATATCTTTACATTTTGAGTATATAAAATTTTAGTTCTTTCGTTTTCTTATCCAGGAGCTGCCTGAAACACATGACAACAGGGTCATCACCGCCGAGCTGGCCATTCTTCTCCGAAGTCCATAGGTTTCTAGGATCCCTGCCTGTTCACGATACATCTTTAATGGAAGAGGCTGGGTGCAGCGAGAGCACAACAAGCAGCACTGCCTCCGTCGAAGAAGTAAGAAATGCATAGTGGAGACTATATATGCTTTATTACAGTCAACTAAATTTCAAGACATAATGTAGCATCAGCTGTGCTGCCAAGCCCATAATCTGCACAACCCTGCAGTGTAGCGGACTGCTCTTGTTAATACTGTGGTTCATTTCTGCTTGTGCTCACGCGCTGTTCATGTTGCAAGCTTGGCAGTGCGCTGtttggagaataaaaaaaatgcagactctaaaataaaaaaacgtgaaTACATACACGCAAGGAGAGGCAGCTCTCTTGCAAGTAAAAACCCTGAACTAATTGTTTACCGCTTCACACATCAACTAATGTGGTCAATGTATTTCGGATCCCTTCTTCAAACGCAGCTGATCTTCGACATGCTTGATTCCGGCTCTGCTTCTTGTGAAGACGTCGCCGAAGATTGTTCACCTTCCGAGTCGCCAGTACAACAGGTTGAATCCAGGAACCTCGCAAGTGGCAGTTCCGAATGTGCCCGCAGGAAGAGAAGGCAACCGGCTGGCGACTTTCAAGAAAGGATGCTTGAGGAGCAGCGACGGCAGAGAGAGCAGTTTGCTGATGCGCACAAAATGGAAATGGATCTCCGTAAAGAGGGGCTCAAGTTGCAAGAGAAACTTGTAGATGCAATGTTGAAGTTTTTTAGTAAAAACTGACATGGTGTTCCACAATTGTTGCTGATTCTTGGGACTCTTGCGTTCAGTTCCTTCGCTTGTAATATTCCACAAGTGCTGTCCTGATGGCGGATGCATTTCCAATTTCAGCTTCTGTTCTGCGTGATGGCTGTGGAAATGT
This Dermacentor albipictus isolate Rhodes 1998 colony chromosome 1, USDA_Dalb.pri_finalv2, whole genome shotgun sequence DNA region includes the following protein-coding sequences:
- the LOC135903962 gene encoding myb/SANT-like DNA-binding domain-containing protein 1, which produces MATASGTDEQPPARQRKPRVQWSERDTWALIKLWEDNLPSLRAQKHNGGVYDGIAQALTSMGVPRTKAQVHSKIENLGQTYRSCLKHMTTGSSPPSWPFFSEVHRFLGSLPVHDTSLMEEAGCSESTTSSTASVEELIFDMLDSGSASCEDVAEDCSPSESPVQQVESRNLASGSSECARRKRRQPAGDFQERMLEEQRRQREQFADAHKMEMDLRKEGLKLQEKLVDAMLKFFSKN